The DNA region gatttcctttaggattgactggttgaatctcctagcagtccaagggactctcaagagtcttctccaacaccacagctcaaaaccatcagttcttcggcattcGCTTTtgtttatacatgactactggaaaaaccatagccttgactagatggacttttgtcagcaaagtaatgtctctgctttttaatatgctgtctagattgaccatagcttttcttccaagaaacaagtgtcttttaatttcacgactgcagtcaccatctgcagtgattttggagcccaaaaaaatagtctgttactgtttccccatctatttgccatgatcttagttttctgaatgttgagttttaagccaactttttcagtctcatctttcactttcatcaagaggctctttagttcttcactttctgtgaaGAAAAATATCTGGGCAGGAGAAGTCAAATTGTCAGAAACCTGGTCACAATGTCATGATCCCCATTTAGGGTCAATAGGGCAGggatgtctctgtgtctctgcatCAGTAtgacaattttttctttcttttcacagagGAAATCCAAAAATTAAGATTGAGGAGAATCTCCAGTAGGTGTGGAAGATGGCTGGTCATTACGGATGGCTGAGAGCCTGCCGACTCTTTCAAGACCAGAAAGTGAGGAAGCAAACCCCGGGACCTGGGAGGCAGATGGCTCTCCCACTGCAGGAGAAAGACTCCACGGTGAGTGGGGGCTTGGACCTCAGGGAATCTGTGGGTAGCATGGACTGCGGAGACAGGGTTTAGACCTAGAATATTCTGGGTCCATAGCTCACTGGTGCATTCCCATCCAAAGATAACTGCCATGGGACCTCATTCCCCAGCAGATCGGGCCATTCAGAGGCTGGGAGGAAATACTTGGGCTCCTTGGGGTTATGTCTGGCCTGGCTTCATCCAGATCTTTCAATGGGGCTCTTACTGCTCACCTTAGACTGCCAGCCCCTCCTCCTCTGATGCTCCTGACGAAGGCTTTGGggaccacagtattgtaaatatcCTGGCCCCTGAGGGACTGTGTCCTTTCACCAGAACCAGCATTCAGCCCTCTCCATCTGTCCTGGGATTCACTTTGGACTCATGCCTGTGGTTTCTGCTGACTAACTGACCTGGTTCTTCTCCACACACAGGTGAAGTGTAAGGACTGTGGAGCCTTTGGACACACAGCAAGGAGCCTCAGGTGCCCCATGAAGCGCTGGCAAGGGGCGCTGGTCCCCCTGCCCTTGGGGTCCAGACTCGGTAAGGAGAACCTGGAAGCACGGAAGCTGCAGGACCCACCGACCCCAGGGACCCCTAACACGgctgagagagaggaggaggaaaggcagaGGTGAGTGACGGGGAGGTGGGACCCAAGGTCTGGGCTGAAATCTGGAGGCAGTTCCTCTCCTTGTCGACACCGTGCTGGGCCATCTCtagaaaggacagggaagctggggagACAAAGACAGGGGCCTCGTCCTCAGGGGCCACACTCGGGCTCACACTATGCCTGAAGTCACTAAGGAGTGTGGGGAACACACACAACTTTGCACCTGACCGGCCCCAAAGCCATAGAGATGGAGAGACGGGACTTCCTGGGAGACCCTGGAGGGGTCTCAGGAGTTGGGGGAGGACATGAGGGTCTGCACAAAGGCAGAGGGGTTCAGGTCTGGTGTCACCCCCAAACTAGGAAAGGGGCTGGGCCACAGCACCGTTGTCCCAACTGTGCCAAGGACACTGGGTTTCTGACACTTGACGTGTTTGTGTTTCAGGAAAGAGGAGCAGCAGAGGAAGCTCCTGCAGCGATTTCCCAGGAGGCCCCGTGGTCGGCAGCCGCAGAGCTGGAAGGAGGAGCCGGAGCCCGGCCACTGCCTGAGGGTCAGTCTCTGCTGGGCCCCCTCTTTAATCCACTGGCCTCAGTCCTTTCTGTGGGAGGAAATGGTTCACATCCTTTCCTGACCaatgttatcatttatttttcagataccATTTTTTGTGGTGCCTTTGATTTTGCATTCTTACTTGCATATCTGGGAAGAAGCTGGCAGGGACATGGAAGTGACTTTATCAGTAGCTTCCATAGCAGAATCCTTTAAGTTAGAACGGGAATCTGTAAATTGTGATTCATCCTCCAAAACTGGCCATGAAAACTCATTTTGCCATCAAGGCGCCTGCAAAACACCAATCTGTGTACAGTCTCGAGAAGAAGGTATACCAAAAACTTGCTTCCCTTTACTTAACAAGAGACATTGTTAGAACATTTCCATTTGCCATTTGATGTATAAATGTATCAAGGTCACATAAGCACCCTGATGTTGAGTATCTTATCATATAAAATTAATTCCTATGAGGTGTTTTACTGGATGGAGAGGAGATTCTCACACCTGGCCTCTCTCTGTGGTCTTCTCCTACAGCACCCAAACATGCCCGTGCTTGTCCACACATCCAAGAGGATATCCCTCCAGGATTCAGGTCACCCAAGAGGGTCACTGACCAGGAAAGATGATGTGAAATCCACCCTCCCCGCAGTGTCTCTCATCAGCAGGAATTTGGTCCAGGCCTCCAAGGGCAGCATCGAGGCTCCAGGCAAGAGATTTGTCCAGACCCCCACCCCGACATGTGTGAACCCCCCAAAGAAACCTAGACTCAGCCCCGTCCAGACACCCCCAGAGAGCACTCCGACAGCAGATCTGGGGGCCTTCCTGAATCTCCCTCCTCCACCCAGCAGCACAGCTGGACATGGACCGAGAGTGGCAGCCCATGTATCCAGGAAGACACCTGCCCAGGGGCAACGCTTTGACCTCCAGCCTCCACCGGACAGATCTCCCTCCAGGAGCGTCTGCGCTGTCTCCGCAGCCCACCCCGCGCCCATCATCCGCGTCCCGGGCCAGCCTCTCAAGATGCTCTTCCTGAGAGAGGGTGAAGGCCGGTGGAGCTGCCGGTACACGGCGCCCCCCTCTCCACAGCCTGCGGAGTGGCCAGCCCCTCCTGCTCAGAGCCCTTCCGTCGACCAGGAGCCCAAGGGACACACTGTCCCCGGGCCCCGGAGCATCCTCTACGATGACCTCCAGGTGTCTTCTTCCTCTGAAGAGAGCGACTGGGACGAAGACACCAGTGGCAACTGAGACTCGTCCTCCAGCCCCAGATGCCCTGACGTGACTGTGACTCTGGCGGGTGGGGTGGGTGTTACAGGGAGCGGCGGTTCCCGATGAAGCAGGACTCCCCGCCCTGGTGGGCGAAACAGCAGGGGGACCGGAGCACCCTGGGGACACAGCTGCCCACTCTGCACTGTCTCCTCATGGAATCCGAGTCTGTCACAAGGCACTTATCAAACTGAGTGTCAAGCTGTCAGCCTAAGTCTATTATAAGCAATTGAGGCAAATTCTTGGAGTAACTTTTAACCATTGTGTAGATAGCAAGTGATGGCAGTATCTGTAGTTGATGGTAGTACCTGTAGTTGATGGTAGTAGTTGTATCTGAACATTTGGAACCTGCCTAAAGGGCCTGACTCTGCTCTGCAGAAGGTCAGCCGCGCCATCCTGAGACGAGACTAGTGGGCTCTGTGGAGTCTTTCACTATAAATCACAGTGGGGAAAATTCCCATGGCTGTGCTTACTATGTTTCATTAAATGTTACTATaaagc from Dama dama isolate Ldn47 chromosome 32, ASM3311817v1, whole genome shotgun sequence includes:
- the LOC133050396 gene encoding putative protein FAM90A24P → MAGHYGWLRACRLFQDQKVRKQTPGPGRQMALPLQEKDSTVKCKDCGAFGHTARSLRCPMKRWQGALVPLPLGSRLGKENLEARKLQDPPTPGTPNTAEREEEERQRKEEQQRKLLQRFPRRPRGRQPQSWKEEPEPGHCLRHPNMPVLVHTSKRISLQDSGHPRGSLTRKDDVKSTLPAVSLISRNLVQASKGSIEAPGKRFVQTPTPTCVNPPKKPRLSPVQTPPESTPTADLGAFLNLPPPPSSTAGHGPRVAAHVSRKTPAQGQRFDLQPPPDRSPSRSVCAVSAAHPAPIIRVPGQPLKMLFLREGEGRWSCRYTAPPSPQPAEWPAPPAQSPSVDQEPKGHTVPGPRSILYDDLQVSSSSEESDWDEDTSGN